A window of Caretta caretta isolate rCarCar2 chromosome 13, rCarCar1.hap1, whole genome shotgun sequence contains these coding sequences:
- the LOC142068878 gene encoding olfactory receptor 6C75-like, protein MEKAEVRNQTPIVEFILLGFGNVPELQTLLFLVFLVIYIVTVSGNILFVALVVADQQLHIPMYFLLGNLSCLEICYTSAILPRLLASLLTGDRTISVKGCIVQLYFFGMLTNTENLLLTAMSYDRYLAICNPLRYAALMNGRVCWQLVAGSWISSLLLCTIVNIFFFQLTFCDSKEIDHFFCDFSPMIKLSCVDTQTLELLTFIIAVIGTFVPFLLTLTSYICIITTILRIPSSIGRQKAFSTCSSHLIVLAILYVTVLTVYVIPTANTPKVLQKIFSVFYTVLTPMINPVIYSLRNKEVKESLRKAILKLVCTILRLSSATGKQKSFSICSSHLMVVAAFYGTLTIVYVLPNNDTLGDLNKVGSVFNMVLTPLLNPLIYHLRNWEEKEALRKRLSEFVLCTRMQTL, encoded by the exons ATGGAGAAAGCAGAAGTAAGAAATCAAACACCCATTGTGGAATTCATCCTCTTAGGATTTGGGAATGTTCCTGAACTGCAGACCCTTCTCTTCCTCGTGTTTCTAGTGATCTACATTGTGACTGTCTCCGGAAACATCCTCTTCGTTGCACTAGTTGTGGCTGATCAGCAACTTCACATCCCCATGTACTTTTTactggggaacttgtcctgcctGGAGATCTGCTACACCTCCGCCATCCTGCCCAGgctgctggccagtctcctgactggggacagaaccatttCTGTTAAGGGCTGCATTGTGCAATTATATTTCTTTGGTATGCTGACAAATACAGAAAATCTGCTGCTCACGGCAatgtcttatgatcggtatttagCGATATGCAATCCACTCCGTTATGCTGCTCTGATGAATGGCAGGGTTTGTTGGCAGCTTGTGGCAGGGTCCTGGATAAGTAGCTTACTGCTCTGCACCATagtaaatattttcttcttccaaTTAACGTTCTGTGATTCCAAAGAAATTGaccatttcttttgtgatttttcaCCTATGATAAAGCTGTCCTGTGTTGACACCCAGACTCTGGAACTGTTGACATTTATTATCGCTGTCATAGGGACATTTGTGCCCTTTCTTCTGACTCTGACATCCTACATTTGTATCATCAccaccatcctgagaatcccttccagCATCGGGAGGCAAAAGGCATTTTCCACCTGTTCCTCTCACCTCATTGTGCTTGCAATTTTGTATGTGACCGTATTAACTGTCTATGTAATTCCAACAGCCAACACTCCCAAGGTCCTACAAAAAATATTCTCTGTCTTCTACACAGTCCTGACTCCTATGATCAACCCTGTCATCTATAGCCTGAGAAACAAGGAGGTCAAAGAGTCCCTAAGAAAAGCTATTCTTAAACTAGTAT GCACCATCCTGAGACTCTCGTCTGCCACGGGGAAGCAGAAGTCCTTTTCTatctgctcctctcacctcatggTGGTTGCAGCTTTCTATGGGACCCTGACGATTGTGTACGTCTTACCCAACAATGATACCCTGGGGGACCTGAACAAAGTGGGCTCGGTCTTCAACATGGTCCTGACTCCCTTGCTCAATCCTCTCATTTACCACCTGAGAAACTGGGAGGAAAAAGAGGCCCTGAGAAAAAGGTTAAGTGAATTTGTGCTGTGCACGAGAATGCAGACACTGTGA